One window from the genome of Salvia miltiorrhiza cultivar Shanhuang (shh) chromosome 7, IMPLAD_Smil_shh, whole genome shotgun sequence encodes:
- the LOC130993716 gene encoding formin-like protein 8 gives MAAATFLCFFIFLIISHIPESSSQQNIETFYPFSPPPLPSIVQPPATPGPPSSLPPPTGPAVVPPRRSSTKAAVGRAIGVTAASTVVLSGLLLFLLLRYNSRRKREESPPSAAAAGGANGRSNGVAPQSSFTRYGGNVKGLIVDENGLDVLYWRNLQEGENQSGYKKQNFKSLREEQQEEEKRIVSERERERKSKPPVQEVPLLRGQSSTSQSLIWAAEKDVDVIDKAPSFSNGVALKVEKQASSVKLTPPPLPPPPGAPWLQPSRVSAAVAPAAAVVAAIPNEKTKAPTPPPPPPIPSNKGPAPPPPPAAAMKPPPPNKRSSSSGESSASEKVKLKPLHWDKVNPNVEHSMVWDKIDKGSFKFDGDLMEALFGSVAVNRKSPRGGDTQSASPLSNKSGPPSQIFILDTRKSQNTAIVLKSLSLSRKEIIDALIQGRGLSGDTIEKLTRIAPTEEEASEIAAFHGDPTRLADAESFLFHLLKSVPTAFSRFNAMLFRSNYDSEVSNIKESFKALEAACKELRTRGLFLKLLEAVLKAGNRLNAGTSRGNAQAFNLTALRKLSDVKSSDGKTTLLQFVVQEVVRAEGKRCVLNRNRSLSSNGGGGDAAVSKDERERDYMMLGLPVIGGLSAEFSNVKKAATLDYDALAKSISALAAQVSKTRNVVQQCGGGGFAREMNGFVDTAELEMRVVREEEARAMELVKKTTDYYQAGDKGANPFQLFVIVRDFLGMVDEVCIEIARNVQKRKSSAPATSSLAGSSSPGSPRVFRFPKLPANFMSDNSKSGGDTDSDDSESEV, from the exons ATGGCTGCAGCAACGTTTCTTtgcttcttcatcttcctcatcaTCTCTCATATTCCAGAATCTTCATCTCAACAGAACATCGAGACCTTCTATCCATTTTCTCCACCGCCTCTTCCGTCGATCGTTCAGCCGCCGGCGACTCCGGGCCCGCCTAGCTCCCTCCCTCCACCAACCGGCCCAGCAGTTGTGCCGCCGCGTAGGTCGTCGACGAAGGCGGCGGTGGGGAGGGCAATAGGCGTGACGGCTGCGAGCACCGTGGTGTTGTCAGGGCTTCTTCTATTTCTGCTCTTGAGGTATAATTCGCGGCGGAAGAGGGAGGAAAGTCCTCCGTCCGCTGCCGCCGCTGGTGGTGCAAATGGGAGGAGCAATGGTGTGGCGCCGCAGAGCAGCTTTACGCGATACGGCGGTAATGTGAAGGGGCTGATTGTTGACGAGAATGGTTTGGATGTGCTATATTGGAGGAATTTGCAGGAGGGAGAAAACCAGAGTGGTTACAAGAAACAGAATTTCAAGAGCTTGAGAGAGGAGCAGCAagaagaggagaagagaattgtgagtgagagagagagagagcggaaGAGCAAACCGCCGGTGCAAGAAGTTCCTCTGCTTAGAGGCCAATCTTCCACTTCTCAGAGTCTGATTTGGGCAGCAGAAAAAGATGTTGACGTCATTGACAAAGCACCTTCATTTTCAAACGGTGTTGCTCTTAAGGTTGAGAAGCAAGCTTCATCAGTTAAACTTACGCCGCCGCCGCTTCCTCCGCCGCCAGGAGCGCCGTGGCTGCAGCCCTCGCGAGTCTCTGCAGCTGTAGCACCAGCAGCGGCGGTGGTTGCGGCAATACCTAATGAGAAAACGAAGGCACCAACACCACCTCCGCCACCGCCTATTCCATCAAACAAAGGTCCTGCTCCACCGCCGCCACCAGCAGCAGCAATGAAGCCACCTCCGCCTAATAAGCGTTCGTCTTCAAGCGGAGAAAGCTCTGCGAGTGAGAAGGTGAAACTGAAGCCGTTGCACTGGGATAAGGTGAATCCAAACGTGGAGCATTCCATGGTGTGGGACAAAATCGACAAGGGCTCATTCAA GTTTGACGGAGACCTAATGGAAGCCCTCTTCGGGTCGGTGGCCGTGAACAGAAAATCCCCTCGCGGCGGCGACACCCAATCAGCAAGTCCACTAAGCAACAAATCCGGGCCGCCGTCGCAGATATTCATCCTCGACACTCGAAAATCACAGAACACGGCCATCGTGCTCAaatccctctccctctcccgcAAGGAAATCATCGACGCTCTAATCCAAGGCCGAGGCCTAAGCGGCGATACAATTGAGAAACTCACCAGAATCGCGCCAACTGAAGAAGAGGCCTCCGAAATCGCCGCCTTCCACGGCGATCCCACGAGGCTCGCGGACGCGGAGTCCTTCCTCTTCCACCTCCTCAAATCCGTCCCCACCGCCTTCAGCAGGTTCAACGCCATGCTCTTCCGATCAAACTACGACTCCGAGGTGTCCAACATCAAGGAATCGTTCAAGGCGCTGGAAGCAGCCTGCAAGGAATTGCGAACTCGCGGACTCTTCTTGAAGCTTCTAGAAGCAGTGCTCAAAGCCGGCAACCGGTTAAATGCGGGGACGTCCAGAGGAAATGCGCAAGCTTTCAATCTCACGGCTCTCAGGAAACTCTCCGACGTCAAGAGCTCCGATGGGAAGACCACGCTGCTTCAGTTCGTCGTGCAGGAAGTCGTCCGCGCCGAGGGGAAGCGCTGCGTGCTCAACAGGAACCGTAGTCTCAGCAGCaacggcggcggtggcgacGCCGCTGTTTCCaaagacgagagagagagagactacaTGATGCTGGGTTTGCCCGTCATCGGCGGCCTCAGCGCCGAGTTTTCGAACGTGAAGAAGGCGGCGACGTTGGACTACGACGCTCTTGCGAAATCCATCTCCGCATTAGCCGCGCAGGTGAGCAAAACAAGGAACGTGGTGCAGCAATGCGGCGGAGGAGGGTTTGCGCGCGAAATGAATGGGTTTGTGGATACGGCGGAGTTGGAGATGAGAGTGGTGAGAGAGGAGGAAGCGAGGGCGATGGAGCTGGTGAAGAAGACGACGGATTACTATCAGGCTGGAGATAAAGGGGCGAATCCGTTCCAGCTGTTCGTCATCGTTAGGGATTTCTTGGGGATGGTTGATGAGGTGTGTATAGAGATTGCGAGGAATGTGCAAAAGAGGAAATCGTCGGCGCCCGCGACCTCCTCACTTGCGGGATCGTCGTCGCCGGGATCTCCCAGGGTCTTTAGATTCCCCAAACTGCCGGCCAACTTCATGTCCGACAACTCCAAGAGCGGCGGCGACACTGATTCCGACGACAGTGAGTCGGAGGTATGA